In the genome of Bacteroides mediterraneensis, the window TAATTTTTTTCCGATTTAATAAAATTTCCGCAAAAATAGCCGATTTTTCCGAATCAGACAAGCGTTACAGCAAGTTCATCATGGCCTCGTAGGTAAAATGGCGGAAATCCGGAATCACCAAAGCGCACTGATTCTGAATGGCTTCTGCCGGATTGGTCGTGCTCAGCCCCACGACAGCCATCCCTGCGGCATTTCCGGCCTGAATACCATGGAACGAGTCCTCAAAAACGACACAGTTCTCCGGTACCGTCTCAAATACCTCTGCCCCCAGCAGGAAGCAGTCGGGTTCCGGCTTCGACTTATGGAACATTTCGGCCGTCAGAATCCGGTCGACCAATCCCTTCAGTTCGGGATGTGAGGCATAGACGTTAGCCATCTTCTTCTCGTTCGAGCTGGTCACGATGGCAATCTTCACGCCATGGGCACGCAGGCTGCGCATGAACGCTTCCACTCCCGGCACGTATTCATACTTCATCTCCGTCTCAAAACGGTTCAGACGGTCGGTAATTTCAGCCTGTTCCTGCTCCATACCCTGAAAATGGCGGTCGTAAATCTGCTTGAGGGTCTGTCCCTTGATAACCCGTCCGAATTCCTCGTATTCCGGATGATATTGTTTCCCTACCTTGTTCCAAAAAAGACTGTACTGCGATTCGGTATCCATCACCACCCCGTCGAAATCAAAAAGGGCGGCTACACATTTCGTTATGTCCATTCGATGTTTAGTTTGATTTAACGGTGCAAAGTTCTGAAATATCGGTTCATCTTCCTAACTTTGAGAATTAAATTAAACAAATT includes:
- a CDS encoding HAD family phosphatase — its product is MDITKCVAALFDFDGVVMDTESQYSLFWNKVGKQYHPEYEEFGRVIKGQTLKQIYDRHFQGMEQEQAEITDRLNRFETEMKYEYVPGVEAFMRSLRAHGVKIAIVTSSNEKKMANVYASHPELKGLVDRILTAEMFHKSKPEPDCFLLGAEVFETVPENCVVFEDSFHGIQAGNAAGMAVVGLSTTNPAEAIQNQCALVIPDFRHFTYEAMMNLL